A single window of Cataglyphis hispanica isolate Lineage 1 chromosome 2, ULB_Chis1_1.0, whole genome shotgun sequence DNA harbors:
- the LOC126856883 gene encoding facilitated trehalose transporter Tret1-like: MYEALLRLWPQWLATLIVSLLGISIGLSIGWTSPYLALLVGEDPPFPATREQASWIASLLPLGRLFGAIIGSLFVEYFGSKMCVLLTGLLMVFGWICVICANSVPWLYIFRIFAGLSMGMVFSCYPLYIGEISAPSIRGALVSVIINALPLGTLFGNIMGPNMSMMYFGIISMILTLCYIIIFLFLPRSPHYFVRRNDMERAEKAIQWYFRKTDVRTELEAVEHFVKLTPPVTIRQRLEQIKMPKNRQAFTIIIILFMFMQLSGLNTIVFYMEIIVRKAMVTSIAPSSVVMIVNSVGIIFGWLGAYAIDRCGRRILLAISSCGVIIGMLLLGVNFLLLSHDYDPGHLEWLLILSLLIFMTLCIGLIPVPCTMLSELFPSNLKSVAGFVASITSAIFAFISTKSYQPLIDLVGEQYVFWMYAVIIMICLLYSLTLVPETKGKTLQEIQDMMAAGIIQRSRRRNRETQDTLANSIL; encoded by the exons ATGTACGAAGCTCTACTTCGATTGTGGCCTCAATGGCTCGCTACTCTAATAG TGAGCCTATTAGGCATCAGTATTGGTCTCTCAATCGGTTGGACATCGCCTTATTTAGCGCTATTAGTAGGCGAAGATCCACCATTTCCCGCAACGCGTGAGCAAGCGTCGTGGATAGCCTCTCTATTACCACTCGGACGTTTGTTTGGTGCCATCATCGGATCTCTCTTCGTAGAATATTTTGGCAGCAAGATGTGCGTACTGTTAACCGGATTGCTAATGGTCTTCGGATGGATATGCGTAATTTGCGCCAATTCTGTCCCATGGCTGTACATCTTTAGAATATTTGCAG GTTTATCAATGGGAATGGTGTTTAGTTGCTATCCGCTTTACATTGGTGAAATTTCGGCGCCATCAATCCGCGGGGCCTTAGTAAGTGTAATTATTAACGCACTGCCCTTGGGCACGCTCTTCGGTAATATAATGGGTCCCAATATGTCTATGATGTATTTCGGAATTATCAGCATGATATTGACGTtatgctatattattatttttctatttcttccaCGATCACCGCATTATTTCGTGCGACGCAACGATATGGAAAg AGCGGAGAAAGCCATTCAATGGTATTTTCGAAAAACTGACGTAAGAACCGAATTGGAAGCTGTAGAGCATTTCGTAAAGTTAACGCCTCCGGTCACTATAAGGCAACGATTGgagcaaataaaaatgccaAAAAATCGCCAAGCTttcacgataataataatactgttCATGTTTATGCAGCTCAGTGGACTAAATaccattgtattttatatggaGATTATCGTGAGAAAGGCGATGGTCACGTCAATTGCGCCTTCGTCCGTAGTAATGATTGTTAATTCAGTTG GTATAATTTTCGGATGGCTGGGCGCATACGCCATCGATCGTTGCGGCCGTAGAATCCTGCTAGCGATCTCATCTTGCGGTGTGATAATCGGCATGCTATTGCTAGGTGTGAACTTTCTTTTACTGAGTCACGATTATGATCCCGGTCATCTCGAATGGCTTCTCATCTTATCGCTGCTAATATTCATGACGCTGTGCATCGGACTGATTCCGGTGCCGTGCACGATGCTGAGCGAATTGTTTCCGTCTAATTTGAAAAGCGTAGCTGGGTTCGTCGCCAGCATCACGTCGGCTATTTTCGCCTTTATCTCTACCAAGAGTTATCAGCCGCTAATAGATCTCGTAGGCGAGCAGTACGTTTTCTGGATGTACGCTGTGATCATTATGATTTGTCTGCTGTATTCGCTCACTTTAGTGCCAGAGACGAAAGGAAAAACATTGCAG GAAATTCAAGACATGATGGCCGCGGGAATTATTCAAAGATCGCGACGACGGAACCGTGAAACTCAAGATACTTTAGCGAATTCAATTCTCTAg